In the genome of Aspergillus flavus chromosome 8, complete sequence, one region contains:
- a CDS encoding uncharacterized protein (expressed protein), producing the protein MVSVAIVSVVLFAALCIVAHSLKTSCAIIDHRNFYVKPEVLLRCPESGRFGPPPEPLRRNHGLIYCHERRIATPDSTYHWEEVAGPKYPQTRSQTGGMHRVSLLCLTSPANAIAKVIISPTQVLLISKENARDSVVIDAWLARAECRRHVVMR; encoded by the coding sequence ATGGTATCTGTCGCAATTGTCTCCGTGGTATTATTCGCGGCATTGTGCATAGTCGCGCATTCGCTGAAGACTTCGTGTGCGATCATTGATCATCGCAATTTCTACGTGAAACCGGAAGTGTTGCTGAGATGCCCAGAGTCCGGACGATTTGGACCTCCACCAGAGCCATTACGACGAAACCACGGCCTCATTTATTGCCATGAGCGAAGAATAGCAACTCCCGATTCAACTTATCACTGGGAAGAAGTTGCTGGGCCAAAGTATCCTCAAACCCGATCGCAAACGGGAGGTATGCATCGTGTGAGTCTGCTTTGTCTAACCAGCCCTGCCAATGCGATCGCAAAAGTCATAATCTCTCCGACGCAAGTCCTACTAATTTCCAAAGAGAACGCTCGAGATAGCGTTGTTATAGATGCATGGTTAGCTAGGGCCGAATGCCGAAGACACGTTGTAATGCGATAG
- a CDS encoding glyoxylate/hydroxypyruvate reductase (formate dehydrogenase) produces MTFARSITRAALKASPLSRASRTFSSSSSAQSKVLMVLYEGKEHAKQQPRLLGTVENELGIRKWLEDQGHTLVTTSDKEGPNSTFEKELVDAEVIITTPFHPGYLTAERLAKAKNLKLAVTAGIGSDHVDLNAANKTNGGITVAEVTGSNVVSVAEHVLMTILTLVRNFVPAHDQIRNGEWDVAAVAKNEFDLENKVVGTVGVGRIGERVLRRLKPFDCKELLYYDYQGLSAETEKEIGCRRVEDLADMVSQCDIVTINCPLHESTKGLFNKELIAKMKPGSWLVNTARGAIVVKEDVAEALKSGHLRGYGGDVWFPQPAPKDHPLRYAEHPWGGGNAMVPHMSGTSIDAQVRYAEGTKSILDSFFSGREDYRPQDLIVHKGQYATKAYGQRK; encoded by the exons ATGACTTTTGCTCGCTCCATCACTCGTGCGGCCTTGAAGGCTAGCCCTCTCAGCCGGGCTTCCCGGACTTTCTCCAGCTCATCGAGCGCCCAGAGCAAGGTTCTTATGGTCCTCTACGAG GGCAAGGAACACGCCAAGCAACAACCTCGTCTTCTCGGTACCGTTGAGAATGAGCTCGGCATCCGCAAGTGGCTCGAAGACCAGGGCCACACCCTGGTGACCACCTCCGACAAGGAAGGCCCCAACTCCACGTTTGAGAAGGAGCTTGTCGATGCCGAAGTTATCATTACCACTCC CTTCCACCCCGGTTATCTCACTGCCGAGCGCCttgccaaggccaagaactTGAAGCTTGCCGTTACCGCCGGTATTGGCTCCGACCACGTCGATCTGAATGCCGCCAACAAGACCAACGGTGGTATCACTGTGGCTGAGGTTACCGGCTCCAACGTCGTATCTGTCGCCGAGCATGTTCTGATGACTATCCTGACCCTGGTTCGCAACTTCGTCCCCGCCCATGACCAGATCCGCAATGGCGAGTGGgatgttgctgctgttgccaAGAACGAATTCGACTTGGAGAACAAGGTGGTGGGAACCGTCGGTGTTGGCCGTATTGGCGAGCGTGTCCTTCGCCGTTTGAAGCCCTTCGACTGCAAGGAGCTTCTCTACTACGACTACCAGGGACTGAGCGCTGAGACCGAGAAGGAAATCGGCTGCCGCCGTGTTGAGGACCTTGCCGACATGGTTTCCCAGTGTGACATTGTCACTATTAACTGCCCCCTCCACGAAAGCACCAAGGGTCTCTTCAACAAGGAGCTCATTGCTAAGATGAAGCCTG GCTCTTGGCTCGTGAACACCGCTCGTGGCGCCATTGTTGTCAAGGAAGATGTCGCCGAGGCCCTCAAGTCTGGCCACCTCCGCGGATATGGTGGAGATGTCTGGTTCCCTCAGCCAGCTCCCAAGGACCACCCTCTCCGCTACGCTGAGCACCCATGGGGTGGCGGTAACGCCATGGTCCCTCACATGTCTGGTACTTCCATCGATGCTCAGGTCCGCTATGCCGAGGGTACGAAGAGCATTTTGGACAGCTTTTTCTCCGGCCGTGAGGACTACCGCCCTCAGGACCTGATCGTCCACAAGGGTCAATACGCCACCAAGGCCTATGGTCAGCGCAAGTAA